From the genome of Symphalangus syndactylus isolate Jambi chromosome 13, NHGRI_mSymSyn1-v2.1_pri, whole genome shotgun sequence:
AGCCCCTCTGGGTTCACCTTctgagactgcctcctcaaggtGAGAGGCCAGGGCTTTGATGATCCAACTGTGTGCATCATGGGCTGACTTCAATCTCCTGAACCCCAGGACTCCATCGTCATCAAAGCCAGAGGTGGAGCAGAGAGTCAGAGCAAGCACATGGGTCGGGGGCAgaactgggtttgaatccaggtGATGCAAGTGTTCctgtatttactgagcacttgctgTGCGCCTGGCAGGAGGCTACGATTCCTTGGATCATGGGACAAGGGGCTTAGCCTGGCTGAGCCCCTCTCCTCAGGGTTTACGTGGGTGTCACAGGAGGACCTCCCAGTGAGGTCCACCTTGCTGTCCTGTTGCTTTTCTGTTTGGCCTGATTGGAGTGTTCCCAAAGGCAGGGATTTCTGTGCTCTGAGTGTCTGGTACACAgcagggatgggaggggaggcaAGGGAGTTAGATGCCAGCCCTGGAGGGTGGATGGGGCAAgcaggacagaaggaaggaggcTAGTGGTGGTGCCCAAGGGGCAGAGACCTGGGAACCCAGAGGCCAGTGATGGAAAGGGTTAGTGCCAGGCAGAGAGGGGCTGGACCCACACACAAGACCAGGCAGAGCAAACAAACATGTAGAGGAGAAGGGCTGGGGGCAAAGTCCTGGGGAAAGGACCAGCCACTGTCAGGAATTCCAGGGCCACCACCCCTGGGGAGGAGCCATTGGGCTACTCTGAGGGGCCAGAGGTGAGCCTGAACATTCCACAGCTGCTGCTCCTagggaggagctggtaccatggGTGTCAGGCGACGGTTggccttgctgctgctgctgctgctcctgctctGGGGCCTGGGGCAGCCAGTGTGGCCTGTGGCTATGGCCTTGACCCTGCGCTGGCTCCTGGGGGATCCCACATGTTGCGTGCTACTTGGGCTGGCCATGTTGGCACGGCCCTGGCTCAGCCCCTGGGTGCCCCATGGGCTGAGCCTGGCAGCGGCGGCCTTGGCACTAACCCTCCTGCCAGCACGGCCGCCCCCAGGATTACGCTGGCTGCCGGCTGATGTGATCTTCTTGGCCAAGATCCTCCACCTGGGCCTGAAGATTAGGGGATGCTTGAGCCGGCAGCCGCCTGACACCTTTGTAGATGCCTTCGAGCGGCGAGCACGAGCGCAGCCTGGCAGGGCACTCTTGGTGTGGACAGGGCCTGGGGCTGGCTCAGTCACCTTTGGTGAGCTGGATGCCCGGGCCTGCCAGGCGGCATGGGCCCtgaaggctgagctgggtggcCCTGCGAGCCTGTGTGCCGGGGAGCCTACTGCCCTCCTGGTGCTGGCTTCCCAGGCCGTTCCAGCCCTGTGTATGTGGCTGGGGCTGGCCAAGCTGGGCTGCCCAACAGCCTGGATCAACCCGCATGGCCGGGGGATGCCCCTGGTGCAGTCTGTGCTGAGCTCTGGAGCCCGAGTGCTGGTGGTGGACCCAGGTGAGGGTCTTGGAGCCAGTGGAGAATGGAAGGGGGCAAGGGCAGGGACTGTAGGACAGGGGTCCTGGTGGGACTGGCAGAGGCCCTTGGTCCCCACCTGCCTACTTTCACAGGCAATTATAATCAAGACTTATGAGCGGAAAGTAGTTCTCAGGCCACCAGAGTTTAATTTTCCCACAATTTGACCAAAAATACTAACGGTGGGATTCTTTACCAAACAACATGGATGCTTTTCTCTACTAGCTGCTCCTCTGCCTGCATCTGTGGGTCTCAGATCCCACCTCGCAACCTCAAAGGTGAGCCTTGCCTCTGTTTCTCCTCTGACCCATCTCTGCAGACCTCCGGGAGAGCCTGGAGGAGATCCTTCCCAAGCTGCAGGCTGAGAACATCCGCTGCTTCTACCTCAGCCATACCTCCCCTACACCAGGGGTGGGGGCTCTGGGGGCTGCCCTGGATGCGGCACCCTCCCACCCAGTGCCTGCTGACCTGCGTGCTGGGATCACATGGAGAAGCCCTGCCCTCTTCATCTATACCTCGGGGACCACTGGTGAGGGTGCCCATTAGCCCTAGCACCAGCCTCTGAACTCTCAGGCTGACCTGACGCCACACTTGACTTGTGCCTCAGTGTTGACCTCTGAAACCACTTTACCCTCTGATTttgacatttgttttttgtttgtttggctgttttttttttttttttttttgagacagagtctcgctctgtcacctaggctggagtgcagtggtgcaatctcggctcactgcaacctccacctcctggattcaagcaattctcttgcctcagcctcctgagtagctgggattacaggcacacaccaccatgcctggctaatttttgtatttttggtagagacagggtttccccaagttggccaggctggtctctaacccctgacctcaggtaatctgcccaactcagcctcccaaaatgctgggattacaggcgtgagccactgctcccagactTGATTTTGACATTTGGCCTGAACTCTGACCCCTAGTGTAATTTGAGAGGTCAATGCCGGAATTCTTCCTGTGTCCAGTAAACAGCCACTGAAACCTTTGATCTTGACATATTACACTCAGTCCAAATTCAGCCTGTGAACCCAACCACAAATCCCTATACTTGACTGTTGTCTGAGAGCCTCAAACCCCAATGTAGGCCTGGCTGTTGGAGATCTGTCCCTCTGGTCAGGCTCCTCTCTGTGCTATCATGTCACCACCCTGCCCTTGCCATGCCTTCATCCCAAGGCCTCCCGAAGCCAGCCATCCTCACGCATGAGCGGGTACTGCAGATGAGCAAGATGCTGTCCTTATCTGGGGCCACAGCTGATGATGTGCTTTACACGGTCCTGCCTCTGTACCACGTGATGGGACTTGTCGTTGGGATCCTCGGCTGCTTAGATCTCGGTAAGCCCACTTCTGAGGATCCCTCCAATCTACAGGACCACTGGAGTAAGTGTCAGGGTGGGGCTGTCAAGGCAAAAAGACACCATAGGTTACCCAGCACCCTGTGTTCTCACTTTTGAGAAGGGACACCCACCAGTGAGTACCAGGGCCACATGGACAGAAGCTTGGACACCCACACAGTCCCTAATGGCCGTGCTTTGGTCAGGAGGTGACAAGACCTGATATGAGTGATGGTCACAGGCATGCAAGGAAGGTGTGGTCCTCAGGAGATGATGGGGATGCTGGCCCAGATTTGTGACATGGCCCCAAGGGCAGCTGGAGTAGGAATGCTCCCAAGCACTCCACAGGGCTGTCTCTCTGGACTCTTGATTCAGAATCTAGACAGGGACCTCTCCATagcttgttctttttgttttctctttttttaattttaattttaattttttatttttttttcgagacagagtcttgctttgtcgcccaggctggagtgcagtggcatgatcttggctcactgcaacctctgcctcctgggttcaagcagttctcctgcctcagcctcccgagtaactgggattacaggcgcccaccaccatgcctggctaaattttgtacttttagtacagatgggatttcaccatcttggccaggctggtcttgaacccctgacctcgtgatccacctgccttggcctcccaaagtgctgagattacaggtgtgagccactgcgcctggctatttttctctctctctttttttttttttttttttgagacagagtctcgctctgtcacccaggctggagtgcagtggcacgatcttggctcactgcaacctccaccttctgggttcaagcgattctcctgcctcagcctcctgagtagctgggattacaggcacgcaccaacacgcccagctaatttttgtatttttactagagacaaggtttcaccatgttggtcgggctggtctcaaactcctgaccttgtgatctgcccgcttttgcctcccaaagcgctgagattacaggtgtgagccaccacacctggcctttttgtgttttccaacttttatcatggccaggtgtggttgctcatgcctataatccctgcactttgggtgcaaaggcaggaggatcacttgagcccaggagttcaacaccagtgtaggcaacatagtgagaggccatctgttaaaaaaaaatttttaaaagccaggcatggtggtatcgggggaacctgccccgaatatttcaaagtagtttttttttttttttttttttttttgagatggagtcttgctctgttgcccaggctggagtgcagtggcgccatctcggctcactgcaagctccgcctcccaggttcatgccattctcctgcctcagcctcccaagtagctgggactacaggcgccctccaccacgcccggctaagtttttgtatttttagtagagatggggtttcacatttagccaggatggtctcaatctcctgacctcgtgatccacctgcctcggcctcccaaagtgctgggattacaggcgtgagccaccattcccagcctcaatgtaggttctttctattttccataagcatcagccagctgagaaataaagagaaagagtacaaagagaggaattttacagctgggcctccgggggtgacatcacatatcggtaggaccatgatgcccacctgagcctcaaagCCAGcaaattttattaaggatttcaaaaggggacgGGCTgcaagaacagggagtaggtacaaagatcacaggcttcaaagggcaaaaaacagaactactgatcagggtccaacaaagatcacaaggcaaagggcaaaagcagaactgataagggtctatgttcagcggtgcacatattgtcttgataaacatcttaaacaacagaaaacagggttcgagagcagagaaccagtctgacctcaaatttaccagggcggGGTTTTTCCCCagcctagtaagcctgagggtactgcaggagaccagggcgcatctcagtccttatctcaactgcataggacagacattcccagagcagctgtttatagacctcccccaggaatgcattcctttcccagggtcttaatgttaatattccttgctaggaaaagaatttagcgatatctctcctacttgcacatccatttataggctctctgcaagaagaaaaatatggctgtttttgcccaaccccacaggcagtcagaccttagggctgtcttcccttgttccctaaaatcgctcttattctgttctttttcaaggtgcgcTGATTTCACATTGTTcaaacacatgttttacaatcaattcgtacagttaacacaattatcacagggtcctgaggtgacctacatcctcagcttatgaagataacaggattaagagattaaagtaagacaagcgtaagaaattataagagtattatttgggaagtgataaatgtccatgataTTTTCACAGTTTTATGTTCCTCTGCGatggctccagctggtccctctgttaggggtccctgacttcccgcaacagtgGTGAGCACTtgtgagcgattctcctgcctcagcatcccgagtagctgttattacaggtgcccaacaccatgccaggctaatttttgaatttttagtatagatggggtctcaccatgttggccaggctggtctccaacacctgacctcgtgatccacccacctcagtctcccaaagtgctgggattacaggcatgagccaccgcgcctggccaaattttttttttttttttaattatgaaaagttTAGGCCGTGcccggtggttcacgcctgtaatcctagcactttgggaggatgaggtgggtggatcacctgagctcaggagttcgagacaagcctggtcaacatagtgaaatctgtctctacttaaaatagaaaaattagctggtcatggtggctcacgcctgtaatcccagcactttgggaagctgaggccagtggatcacctgaagtcaggagttcgagaacagcc
Proteins encoded in this window:
- the SLC27A5 gene encoding long-chain fatty acid transport protein 5 isoform X1, whose amino-acid sequence is MGVRRRLALLLLLLLLLWGLGQPVWPVAMALTLRWLLGDPTCCVLLGLAMLARPWLSPWVPHGLSLAAAALALTLLPARPPPGLRWLPADVIFLAKILHLGLKIRGCLSRQPPDTFVDAFERRARAQPGRALLVWTGPGAGSVTFGELDARACQAAWALKAELGGPASLCAGEPTALLVLASQAVPALCMWLGLAKLGCPTAWINPHGRGMPLVQSVLSSGARVLVVDPDLRESLEEILPKLQAENIRCFYLSHTSPTPGVGALGAALDAAPSHPVPADLRAGITWRSPALFIYTSGTTGLPKPAILTHERVLQMSKMLSLSGATADDVLYTVLPLYHVMGLVVGILGCLDLGATCVLAPKFSTSCFWDDCRQHGVTVILYVGELVRYLCNTPQQPEDRTHTVRLAMGNGLRADVWETFQQRFGPIRIWEVYGSTEGNMGLVNYVGRCGALGKMSCLLRMLSPFELVQFDMEAAEPVRDNQGFCIPVGLGEPGLLLTKVLSHQPFVGYRGPRELSERKLVRNVRQSGDVYYNTGDVLAMDREGFLYFRDRLGDTFRWKGENVSTHEVEGVLSQVDFLQQVNVYGVCVPGCEGKVGMAAVQLAPGHTFDGQKLYQHVRAWLPAYATPHFIRIQDAVEVTSTFKLMKTRLVREGFNVGIVVDPLFVLDSRAQSFRPLTAEMYQAVCEGTWRL